Proteins encoded within one genomic window of Haematobia irritans isolate KBUSLIRL chromosome 5, ASM5000362v1, whole genome shotgun sequence:
- the LOC142240799 gene encoding uncharacterized protein LOC142240799 produces MMSCRVCVSIFVILFLRLSHGEQNWSYDILNIEVKFDNPDVVNASITAARVARGVYLANGVLDIKEDLTDDCEIGMEMFFSPTGLRNSYTRTPFAIARSKLSHIFNYYYKPIAMKSIKECSDNAPYTEDVFKLPITKRLITFTNCTVSPENMPSHMKSGYYRNVFSLHKQCSGSFILESLVNPV; encoded by the exons ATGATGTCGTGCCGGGTATGTGTCTCAATATTCGTAATTCTATTCCTTCGGCTGTCCCATGGCGAG CAAAATTGGTCCTATGATATACTAaacattgaagtaaaatttgacaacccTGATGTGGTAAATGCATCGATTACAGCAGCCAGAGTTGCACGGGGAGTATACCTCGCCAATGGTGTCTTAGATATCAAGGAAGATTTGACTGATGATTGTGAAATTGGGATGGAAATGTTCTTTAGCCCAACAGGTCTCAGAAACAGCTACACTCGAACACCTTTCGCCATAGCCAGAAGTAAACTATCGCATATCTTTAATTATTACTACAAACCAATTGCGATGAAATCGATAAAGGAATGCAGTGACAATGCCCCATATACAGAAGATGTGTTCAAACTTCCTATTACAAAGCGCTTGATCACTTTCACAAATTGTACAGTATCGCCTGAGAATATGCCATCGCATATGAAATCAGGATACTACCGCAATGTATTTAGCCTACACAAGCAATGCAGTGGATCCTTTATACTAGAATCTTTGGTCAATCCGGTATAA